In Streptomyces longhuiensis, the following proteins share a genomic window:
- a CDS encoding class I SAM-dependent methyltransferase, which translates to MTESPSHHHATADAYDAVAVLYAEFTRDALDAQPLDRAVFAAFAELARTNEGGPVAELGCGPGRMTAHLRDLGLDVFGVDLSPVMIDLARETYPDLRFEVGSMDALSLADGSLNGVVSWYSVIHTPPQDVPSYFDEFRRVLTPGGHLLLGFFESGDDPVTEFDHKVVTAYRWPIEDLAKMAAEAGFAEVGRMLREPREGERFRQGRLLMRRDS; encoded by the coding sequence GTGACTGAATCTCCCTCGCACCACCATGCGACAGCGGACGCCTACGACGCCGTGGCCGTCCTCTACGCCGAATTCACCCGCGATGCTCTGGACGCCCAGCCGCTCGACCGCGCGGTGTTCGCGGCGTTCGCCGAACTGGCGCGGACGAACGAGGGCGGGCCCGTGGCCGAGCTGGGCTGCGGCCCGGGACGTATGACCGCGCACCTGCGGGACCTCGGCCTCGATGTCTTCGGTGTCGACCTGTCGCCGGTGATGATCGATCTGGCCCGCGAGACCTACCCGGACCTGCGGTTCGAGGTCGGCTCCATGGACGCGCTGAGCCTGGCCGACGGCTCGCTGAACGGCGTCGTGTCCTGGTACTCGGTCATCCACACCCCACCGCAGGACGTCCCCTCGTACTTCGACGAGTTCCGCCGCGTACTCACGCCCGGCGGCCACCTCTTGCTCGGCTTCTTCGAGTCCGGGGACGATCCGGTCACGGAGTTCGACCACAAGGTGGTGACGGCCTACCGGTGGCCGATCGAGGACCTGGCGAAGATGGCCGCCGAGGCCGGGTTCGCCGAGGTGGGCCGGATGCTGCGCGAGCCGCGGGAGGGCGAACGGTTCCGTCAGGGGCGTCTGCTGATGCGCAGGGACAGCTGA
- a CDS encoding VOC family protein — translation MVSRLNPYISFAGDAKQAMEFYKSVFGGDLSVNTYGAFGSETPPGYADKVMHSMLEAPNGFALMGADSPPGMELKQGNNFSVSLSGDDAGELRGYWEKLSAGGNVAVPLEKQMWGDVFGMCTDKFGVTWMVNISEAGA, via the coding sequence ATGGTCTCTCGACTCAATCCGTACATCAGCTTCGCCGGTGACGCCAAGCAAGCCATGGAGTTCTACAAGAGCGTTTTCGGCGGCGACCTGTCGGTGAACACGTACGGAGCGTTCGGTTCCGAGACGCCCCCGGGGTACGCCGACAAGGTCATGCACAGCATGCTGGAGGCCCCGAACGGCTTCGCTCTCATGGGCGCCGACAGCCCTCCGGGCATGGAGCTCAAGCAGGGCAACAACTTCTCGGTGAGCCTGAGCGGCGACGACGCCGGCGAGCTGCGCGGCTACTGGGAGAAGCTGTCCGCCGGCGGCAACGTGGCGGTCCCGCTGGAGAAGCAGATGTGGGGTGACGTGTTCGGCATGTGTACCGACAAGTTCGGCGTCACCTGGATGGTCAACATCAGCGAGGCCGGCGCCTGA
- a CDS encoding DUF1707 SHOCT-like domain-containing protein, protein MTLPQENPARPISEDDRNSAVQRVQEAYAEGHISHEEMDDRLQQVLTARTHRELEPALASLPEEDAGTSSTIGALGGRITRRGAWKVPRNLKVESAFGSVRLDLSRAVFEHPAVDIELQVGTGRARITVPRDAIVDVEGLHTGWKDLRYKAPRRSGPGGPRIRISGTMGFGRLKIRHARR, encoded by the coding sequence GTGACTCTCCCGCAGGAAAACCCGGCACGCCCGATCAGCGAAGACGACCGCAACTCAGCCGTGCAACGCGTGCAGGAGGCGTACGCCGAGGGGCACATCTCGCATGAGGAGATGGACGACCGTCTGCAGCAGGTCCTCACCGCCAGGACGCACCGCGAGCTCGAGCCGGCTCTCGCCTCGCTCCCGGAGGAGGACGCGGGCACCTCGTCCACGATCGGCGCCCTCGGCGGACGGATCACGCGGCGCGGCGCATGGAAGGTCCCTCGCAACCTCAAGGTCGAGTCCGCCTTCGGAAGTGTGCGCCTGGACCTGTCCCGGGCGGTCTTCGAGCACCCGGCAGTCGACATCGAGCTCCAGGTCGGCACCGGCAGGGCCAGGATCACGGTTCCACGCGACGCGATCGTCGACGTCGAGGGTCTGCACACGGGGTGGAAGGACCTGCGCTACAAGGCCCCGCGGCGCTCCGGCCCGGGCGGGCCGAGGATTCGGATCTCCGGGACCATGGGGTTCGGCCGGTTGAAGATCCGCCACGCGCGGCGTTGA
- a CDS encoding polyketide cyclase, which translates to MAENNVSATLTVAAPAERVFAVLADPTAHSAIDGTGWVQESVDRAPLTEVGQIFRMDMYHPNHPNGEYQTVNKVQVLGPPRTIGWLTGYRKDDGDLDFGGWIWRYDLAPLGPSETEVTLTYDWSAVPQHIREYIQFPPFGPEHLINSLHHLAGLVSGRDVRTE; encoded by the coding sequence ATGGCCGAGAACAACGTGAGCGCCACCCTGACCGTGGCCGCGCCCGCCGAGAGGGTGTTCGCCGTACTGGCGGACCCGACGGCCCATTCCGCGATCGACGGCACCGGCTGGGTTCAGGAATCCGTCGACCGGGCGCCGTTGACCGAGGTGGGGCAGATCTTCCGGATGGACATGTACCACCCCAACCATCCCAACGGTGAGTACCAGACGGTCAACAAGGTCCAGGTGCTCGGCCCGCCGCGCACCATCGGCTGGCTGACGGGGTACCGGAAGGACGACGGAGACCTGGACTTCGGCGGCTGGATCTGGCGTTACGACCTTGCGCCGCTCGGGCCGTCCGAGACCGAGGTCACGCTCACCTACGACTGGTCGGCGGTGCCACAGCACATCCGGGAGTACATCCAGTTCCCGCCGTTCGGCCCGGAGCATCTCATCAACTCGTTGCACCACTTGGCCGGGCTCGTCTCCGGTAGGGATGTCCGCACGGAATGA